Proteins co-encoded in one Flavobacterium fluviale genomic window:
- a CDS encoding glycoside hydrolase family 95 protein produces MNSKLIKKTFLILIFTLFYTNISAQSKNVLWYKQPAEFFEESLVLGNGKMGATVFGGANSDKIYLNDITLWSGEPVNANMSPDAYKNIPVIREALKNENYKLAEELNKKVQGKNSESYAPLGTLEINNSEKGKAVNYHRELDLSNAISKVSYEMAGIKYTREYFVSAPDQIMIIKLTADQKGALNFDVNLKSLLKSNVEVRNNILVMKGNAPIHENAGYTVLPKYLDIKERGTRFTTLIQIKKTDGKVTSSRESLSLKDATEATIYVSVATSFNGFDKNPATEGLDEVSIALQNLNKAYAKPFDKVKESHIADYQKFFNRVNLDLGKTTAPDVPTDERLLRYADGKEDKNLEILYFNFGRYLLISSSRTLGVPANLQGLWNPHLSPPWSSNYTMNINLEENYWLAENTNLSEMHSSLLSFIKNLSVTGKITAKTFYGVNKGWAAAHNSDIWAMTNPVGQFGKEDPMWACWPMAGAWLSTHIWEHYTFTQDLAYLKKEGYPLMKGAAEFCLGWLVTDKNGNLITSPSTSPENQYKLADGFVGATLYGGTADLAMIRECFDKTIKASKVLNTDADFRAKLETALAKLYPYQIGKKGNLQEWYFDWDDNDPKHRHQSQLFGLFPGDHITPLKTPDLAEASRKTLEIKGDETTGWSKGWRINLWARLWDGNRAYKMFRELLRYVDPDGKKTEKPRRGGGTYPNLFDAHPPFQIDGNFGGAAAVAEMLVQSDENEIRLLPALPDAWGEGSVSGICARGGFEIEMTWNNKKPQKIIVSSKNGGKTTVIFGDKKQDIVLKKGESLEIKF; encoded by the coding sequence ATGAATTCAAAGCTCATAAAAAAAACATTTCTAATCTTAATTTTTACATTGTTCTATACAAACATTTCAGCGCAGTCTAAAAATGTTTTATGGTACAAACAGCCTGCAGAATTCTTTGAAGAAAGCTTAGTTTTAGGAAATGGAAAAATGGGAGCAACCGTTTTTGGAGGCGCCAATTCGGATAAAATTTATTTGAACGACATTACGCTTTGGTCAGGCGAACCTGTAAATGCTAATATGAGTCCTGATGCGTATAAAAACATTCCAGTCATTCGTGAGGCTTTAAAAAATGAAAACTATAAACTGGCAGAAGAATTAAATAAAAAAGTTCAGGGAAAAAACTCCGAATCTTATGCGCCTTTGGGAACATTAGAAATCAATAATTCCGAAAAAGGGAAAGCAGTAAATTATCATCGGGAACTGGATCTTTCGAACGCGATTTCCAAAGTAAGTTACGAAATGGCCGGTATAAAATATACGCGTGAATATTTTGTTTCGGCTCCAGATCAAATTATGATCATCAAATTGACTGCTGACCAAAAAGGCGCTTTAAATTTTGATGTCAATTTAAAAAGTCTTTTAAAGTCAAATGTTGAAGTAAGAAACAATATTTTGGTAATGAAGGGTAATGCACCAATTCATGAAAATGCTGGATATACCGTTTTACCCAAATATTTAGACATAAAAGAAAGAGGAACAAGATTTACGACTTTAATCCAAATCAAAAAAACTGACGGAAAAGTTACAAGTTCGAGAGAATCTTTAAGTTTAAAAGATGCAACAGAAGCGACTATTTATGTCTCTGTTGCCACAAGTTTTAATGGTTTTGATAAAAATCCCGCAACAGAAGGTTTAGATGAGGTGTCAATTGCATTGCAAAATTTAAACAAAGCGTATGCAAAACCATTCGATAAAGTAAAAGAATCTCATATTGCCGATTATCAAAAATTCTTTAATCGTGTAAATTTAGATTTAGGAAAAACAACCGCTCCAGATGTACCAACAGACGAACGTTTATTGCGCTACGCTGACGGAAAAGAAGATAAAAATCTAGAAATTTTGTATTTCAATTTCGGACGTTATCTGCTAATTAGTTCGTCAAGAACTTTGGGCGTTCCGGCCAATTTGCAAGGACTTTGGAATCCGCATTTGAGTCCGCCTTGGAGTAGTAATTATACCATGAATATTAATCTGGAAGAAAATTATTGGCTGGCAGAAAACACCAATCTTTCCGAAATGCATTCGTCACTTTTGAGTTTCATTAAAAATCTTTCGGTAACAGGAAAAATTACGGCTAAGACTTTTTATGGAGTAAATAAAGGCTGGGCAGCGGCACATAACTCAGATATTTGGGCAATGACCAATCCCGTTGGGCAATTTGGAAAAGAAGACCCAATGTGGGCTTGCTGGCCAATGGCGGGCGCTTGGTTGAGCACACACATTTGGGAACATTACACTTTTACACAAGATTTAGCCTATTTGAAAAAAGAAGGATATCCGTTAATGAAAGGCGCAGCCGAATTTTGTTTGGGCTGGCTTGTAACAGATAAAAACGGCAATCTTATTACATCGCCTTCGACTTCGCCAGAAAATCAATATAAACTGGCAGATGGTTTTGTCGGAGCGACTTTATATGGCGGAACAGCCGATTTGGCTATGATTCGTGAATGTTTTGATAAAACGATAAAAGCTTCAAAAGTACTGAATACAGATGCTGATTTTAGAGCAAAATTAGAAACAGCGCTTGCAAAGCTTTATCCGTATCAAATTGGTAAAAAAGGAAATTTGCAGGAGTGGTATTTTGATTGGGATGATAATGATCCAAAACACCGTCATCAATCACAGCTATTTGGACTTTTCCCTGGCGATCACATTACGCCTTTAAAAACACCAGATTTGGCTGAAGCTTCAAGAAAGACTTTAGAAATAAAAGGCGATGAAACTACAGGCTGGTCAAAAGGTTGGAGAATTAATCTTTGGGCGAGACTTTGGGACGGAAACCGCGCTTATAAAATGTTCCGTGAATTACTTCGTTACGTTGATCCAGATGGTAAAAAAACAGAAAAACCAAGAAGAGGAGGAGGAACATACCCGAATTTATTCGACGCACATCCGCCATTTCAAATTGATGGTAATTTTGGAGGCGCAGCTGCCGTTGCCGAAATGTTGGTTCAGTCAGACGAAAACGAAATTCGATTACTTCCTGCGTTACCGGATGCTTGGGGCGAAGGCTCTGTAAGCGGTATCTGTGCAAGGGGAGGATTCGAAATTGAAATGACTTGGAATAATAAAAAACCGCAAAAAATAATTGTTTCTTCTAAAAACGGAGGAAAAACAACTGTGATTTTCGGAGATAAAAAACAAGATATCGTTTTGAAAAAAGGAGAAAGTCTAGAAATCAAATTCTAA